Proteins encoded within one genomic window of Strix uralensis isolate ZFMK-TIS-50842 chromosome 32, bStrUra1, whole genome shotgun sequence:
- the RNF115 gene encoding E3 ubiquitin-protein ligase RNF115, whose protein sequence is MAEASAAAAVSQHRFFCHSCKGEVSPKLPEYTCPRCESGFIEEVTDDSSFLDGSGIDDSPSTQFAELWDHLDHTMFFPDFRPFLSSSSLDQDSRDNERGHQAHADLWGPSRPPRLPMTRRYRSRGSSRPDRSPAIEGIIQQIFAGFFANSAIPGSQHPFSWSGMLHSNPGDYAWGQSGLDAIVTQLLGQLENTGPPPADKEKISSLPTVTVTQEQVDTGLECPVCKEDYTVAEQVRQLPCNHFFHSNCIVPWLELHDTCPVCRKSLKGEDSTRQTQNPEASASNSFSSESQLHDRWTF, encoded by the exons ATGGCGGAGGCCTCGGCGGCGGCCGCCGTGTCCCAGCACCGCTTCTTCTGCCACAGCTGCAAGGGGGAGGTCAGCCCCAAGCTGCCG GAGTACACCTGCCCGAGATGTGAATCCGGCTTTATCGAAGAAGTCACAGATGATTCCAG ttttctaGATGGCAGCGGCATAGACGACAGCCCATCCACACAGTTCGCAGAG CTTTGGGACCATTTGGACCACACAATGTTCTTTCCTGACTTCAGACCCTTTCTGAGTAGCAGCTCACTGGATCAAGACAGCAGGGACAACGAGAGGGGCCACCAAGCCCACGCCGACCTCTGGGGACCAAGCCGACCCCCGCGATTGCCCATGACGCGGAGGTACCGATCCCGGGGCAGCTCACGCCCCGACAGATCCCCTGCCATCGAAGG AATAATACAGCAGATCTTTGCAGGGTTTTTTGCAAACTCAGCGATTCCTGGCTCACAACACCCTTTTTCCTG GAGCGGGATGCTGCACTCCAACCCCGGCGACTACGCGTGGGGACAGAGCGGCCTTGATGCTATTGTCACCCAG CTCTTGGGGCAGTTGGAGAACACGGGACCGCCTCCAGCCGACAAAGAGAAGATCTCGTCTCTCCCGACGGTGACAGTAACTCAGGAACAAGTCG ataCGGGTCTGGAGTGTCCTGTGTGCAAAGAGGACTACACAGTAGCGGAGCAAGTGCGGCAGTTACCGTGCAATCACTTCTTCCACAGCAACTGCATCGTGCCGTGGTTAGAGCTG CACGACACGTGTCCGGTGTGCAGGAAGAGCTTAAAAGGGGAAGATTCGACTCGGCAAACACAAAACCCCGAGGCCTCAGCGAGTAACAGCTTTAGCAGTGAAAGCCAACTACACGACCGATGGACTTTCTGA